A stretch of DNA from Catenulispora acidiphila DSM 44928:
CCGGCGACCTCCTCGCCGGGCAGGTTCGCGTAGACCGGCAACTCCTCGAGCAGCCGTGCCAGCACGCGCCGCGACAGATCCGGCGCCAGCGCCCGCAGATCCGCGGCGACCGGACGTCCGGCGATCCTCAGCGGTCCGGCCGAATCCCCGGTGGTCTTGTGATCCGTCACAGAATCCACCGCCGAAGTCTGGGTTACCGTCCAGTTAATCAGTGCCCGAAGAGTCTGCATGATGACAGGCGACAGCGTCCATCGGTCGAGCCTGTACAGAGCCCGGAGGAGCACCCATCGTGAGAAGTTCACGTACTGTCAAAGCCGCCGTGGGGCTCTGTGCCCTGCTGGGCGCCGTGTCCGTCGCCACCGCGACGTCGGCGGCCGCGCAGGCCGCCGCGACTCCGCAGGTCTACGTCGCGCTCGGCGACTCCATGGCCTCCGGGCCGCTGATCCCGGACCCGACCGGGCAGCTGGCGTGCGCGCGCTCGACCCACAACTACGCGCACGACATGGCCGCCTCGCTCGGCATCCCGGTCCTGCGCGACGTCACTTGCAGCGGTGCCAGCACCTTCCACATGACCAACCCGCAGCCGCTGTCGATCGCCGGGGTCTCCGCCGGCACCGCGCCGCCGCAGTTCGACGCGCTCACCCCCGACACCACGCTGGTCACGCTCACCATCGGCGGCAACGACGTCGGGCTGGTCGGCGTCGCGCAAGCCTGCGAGCAGCTGAACCCCTTCGCAGCACCCTGTGAAGGCAAGTACGTGGTCAACGGGGTCGACTCGGTCGCCGCCCGCAGCGACGCCTTCGCGCCGAAGCTGGCCGCGGTCCTGGCCGGAATCCACCAGCGCTCCCCGCAAGCCCGCGTCCTGGTGACCGGATACGGGCTCTACATCAAGGCCGGCGGCTGCTGGCCGACCCAGCCGCTGCTGGGCTCGGACGCCACCTGGCTGCAGAGCGAGGTCGACTACCTCAACGGCGTCATCGCCACCACCGCGGCCGCCAACGGCGCGACCTACGTCGACGTGCGCACCCCCAGCGCCGGTCACGACTCCTGCCAGAGCGAGAGTGCACGCTGGGTCGAGGGCTTCGTGCCGCTATCGCTGGCCGCCCCGCTGCACCCGAACCAAGCCGGGGAAGCAGCGTACGCGCGCATCGTCGGCGCCGTGGTCGCCAACGGCTGAGCCCGCCGACCATGCGTATGCGTTCCCTGACCAGATCGGCGGCGGGCACGACGCTCGCCGCCGCTCTCGCGGTCGGACTTGCCGCAGGCTTCACCTCACCGGCTGATGCGCAAGATGCCGCCGCCTCGCTCGCCTCCTTGCCCGCCTCCTCGGCCACGCCCTCGTCGGCTCCGTCGCCCGCACACACCGGCTGCGACCCGATCGCCGGCACCGCGTGCCTGCTGCCGTTCCCCGACGACTGGTACACACGTCCGGACCACTCCATCCCGACCGGCCGCCGCATCGACTTCACCGCCTCGGATCTGCCGGTCAGTGCCCTGGCCGGACCCGCCGATCCCACCGCCTGGAACCGCCTCGATGGCTTCTCTCCGGGCTCGGCGCTGGTCCTGACCGTCCCCGGTCTCGATCTCGCAGCCAGCGGTCTGGCGCCGGTCACCGACATCGGCCGCTCGCTCGTCGCCGACGCGCCGATCGTCATCATCGACGAGACCACCGGCGCGCGCTGGCCCTACTGGGCCGAAATCGACGCCAACGACCCGCAGCACCGCGCGCTGCTCGTGCATCCCGCCCGCGACTTCCTCGACGGCCACCACTACGCCGTCGGCATCAGGAATCTGCGATCCGCGACCGGCGCGAAGATCCCAGCACCGGCACCGTTCGCCCGAATCCTCAGCCACCAGCTGCCCAAACAAGATCCGCTGTCGGAGCGACAGCGTGAACTCAAGCCGGTGCTCACCACACTGCGCCGCAACGGCGTGCGTACCTCAGACCTCTACCTTGCCTGGGACTTCACCGTCGCCAGCACCGCGAGCCTGACCGGCGACCTCACCTCGATCCGCGACAACGCCTTTGCCCGCCTCGGATCCGCCGCGCCGACGTACACCGTCACCTCCGTGACCGACCTGACCGCGACTCAGGACCCGAATATTGCCCGCGTCGTCGAGGGCACGATCCAACTCCCCAGCTACTTGTCCCAACCCGGCGGACCCACCGGCTCGGTGTTCAACCGGGGACCCAACGGCCGTCCCGCGCAGCTCCCCGGCAACATCCAGACCGCCGACTTCCGTTGCGAGATCCCGCGCGCGGCGTGGACGAAGCCCTCGCAAGCCGCGCTCTACGGTCATGGTCTGCTCGGCAGCCGCAACGAGGTCGGGTCGGGCAATGTGAAGGCCATGGCCGGCGAGCACGACTTCACCTTCTGCGCGACCGACTGGATCGGGATGGCTGCGGACGATCCGAACACTGTCATAGCGGCGCTGGCGAACCTCAGCGCGTTCCCGGAAGTCACCGAGCGCACGCAGCAAGGCGTCCTGAACGCCTTGTTCCTCGGCCGCGATCTGGTCAACCCGGCTGGCTTCGCCGCTTCCCCGGCGTTCCGGACTGCCGACGGCCGCTCCCTGCTCGACAGCCGCGCCGGCGTGGTCTACGACGGCAACAGCCAGGGCGGCATCCTCGGCGGCGTGCTGGTCGCGGTCTCCCCGGACGTGAAGCGCGCCGTCCTGGGCGTCACCGCGATGAACTACAGCATCCTGCTGAACCGGTCTGTCGACTTCACCGAGCTGCAACCGGCGCTGGACGCCGGATACCCCGACAAGCTCCAACAGCAGATCGTGTTCCAGCTCATGCAGATGCTCTGGGACCACGCCGAGACCGACGGCTACGCCCAACACCTCACCGACGGCCACGAAGTCCTGATGGACGTCGCGTTCGGCGACCACCAGGTGGCGAACGTGGCGGCGGACGTCGAGGCGCGGACCATCGGCGCACGGCTGCACGTGCCCGCGCTCGCCTCCGGCCGCTCGCCGGACACCGCTCCGTACTGGGGCATCGCGCCGATGATCGGCCCGGCATATAAGGGTTCGGCGATGGTGGTCTGGGACAGCGGCACGCCCCCGGCGCCCCTGACGAACACCGCCCCGACCGGACCGCAGTACGGCCACGACCCGCACGAGGATCCCCGCAACTCGCCGGCGGTGCGGCTGCAGAAGGCCGTGTTCCTCACCACCGGTGTGGTCATCGACGTCTGCGGCAGTGCGCCATGCGCCGAGCCGCCGGTGTCGTGACAGTGGCGCAGCAGTTTCCTCGTCCCCTGAGAAAGGACATCCCGACATGAGGCATCGTCTGTGGTCGTGGCGCATCGCCGTGACCGCCGCGCTGCTCGCCCTGCTTCCCTTGGCTTCCGCGTCGGCGGCGAGCTGGACGCGGCTGCCCGCGTACCAGACATGGACGCTGGTCACCGCACTCGAGCGCGGCCAAGGTGTCTCGACCGACGGTACCTACTACTACTTCTCCGGCACGTACTCCCTGGACAAGGCCACGGTCAACGGGATCAACGACGTCGCCACCAACGCGGCGGCCATTCCCTCCCAGCTCTCCTCGCAGTACGGCTCGAACCACATCGGCGACACCGACTATTACGGCGGCTACGTCGTCGCCCCGATCGAGGACGGCAGCGCCTACCAGCATCCGCTGCTGGCGCTGTTCAACGCCTCGGACCTGAGCTACACCGGCCGCTATGTGCAGCTGCCGCTGAACCTCATGCCCGGCGGAGTGCCGTGGGTCGCTATCGACGCCGCGGCAGGCTTGGTCTACACCGCGCCGTGGAATCAGAGCACTGCCGACGGTAGCGACCATCTGGTCGTCTACAGCCTGAATGCTCTGTTGACCCTGCCGACCGGAGCGGCGCTTCCCGTGCTGCGCACCGTGCAGCTCTCGCCGCCGCTGAGCCGGATCCAGGGCGCGAAGATGTGGCACGGCCGGCTGTGGGCCTCAGCCGACATCGACGGCGACAAGTCGGTCTGGACGATCGATCCGACCACCGGCGCCACCGCGTGGCAGTTCGCGCAGGACGTGCAGCCCAACGATGAGGTCGAAGGTCTGGTCGCCCTCGACATCGGACCCTCCGGCGGACAGCTGCACATCCTGAACGTCGGGTCCGGATGGAAGTCGATCTTCTTGTACTTCCAGCACTACGCGCTCAACTGAGCGCCGTGCCAGGATTCCTGAGCAGGGAACGGGATCCGGGCTTGGAGGGGGAAAGAAGATGGCTGCTTTCACACGACGAACACAGGTGGTCGCGGCTCTTCTCGGACTGGCGGCGGCGACCGCGGTGAGCGGATGCGCGAGCGTCGGCGACGTGTCGGTGCCACCGTCCACGTCCTCGGTGTCCGAACCGGTCGTGACGGTCTCGCCCGGTCAGGCGGTCGTCAACTTCACGTTCGCAGGTTCGGGAACGATGGCCGCCACGCCCGCCACCCTGAACCAGGAACTGGCCATCCTCAAACAACGCGTCAGCGCGCAGAAGCTGGACGGCACCACGGTCGCCGTCGCCCCCGACGGACGCGGCATCGAGGTGCGAGGCCCGGCCGCCGACAAGGCCGAGCTGCTGATGCTGGGACGCGCCGGCGTCCTGGAGTTCCGGCCGGTCCTCACCACCGACGCCGGGAGCGCCGCCACCGCCGGGTCGGCGCCGCAGAGTGTGTCCGGCGCGGTGTGGAAGCAGTTCACGATGCTCGACTGCAAAAACACGCAGCCGACCGATGCGAAGCCGAGCGCGCAGATCGCCGCCTGCCAGAGCGACGGCTCGCAGAAGTTCGTCCTGGACGCCGCGGCGGTCAGCGGGGCGGCGGTCAGCGCGGCCGGCGCGGCGAGCGGTCCGGCGGGGACGTGGCAGGTGAACGTCACCCTCACCAGCCAGGGCGCCGCGCAGTTCGCTCAGCTGACCACCCGGCTGGCCGGGACCGGCGGCGCGGTCGCGATCACCGTGGACGGGATCGTCTACTCGGCGCCGATGATCCAGGACCCCATCACCGACGGCGCCATGCTGATCAGCGGTGGTTTCACGCAGCCGACGGCGCAGAGCCTGGCCGCGATTCTGCAAAGCGGCACGCTGCCGGTGCCGCTGAGCATGACCTCGGTCGGCACCGCGGGCTGACGGCGCGGCCCCCGTCGTGCGAGGGCGGTTGCAAGCCGTGACTACAACCCCAGCGACTTGGCGACCACCGACTTCATCACCTCGCTCGTGCCGCCGTAGATCCGGAACACGCGGTTGTCGGTGTAGAGCTTGGCGATCGGGAATTCCAGCATGTAGCCGTAGCCGCCGTGCAGCTGCAGGCACTTGTCGATGACCCGGCCGGCCATCTCAGTGGTGAACAGCTTCACCGACGCGGCGTCGGCGACCGACAGCTCGTCGGCCTCGTACAGGTCCATCGCGCGGTCGATCATCGCCTGTCCGGCGCTGACTTCCGAGGAGCATTCGGCGAGCACGAATTTCGTGTTCTGGAACGAGGCGACCGGCGTGCCGAAGACGTCGCGCTCCTTGGTGTAGCCGATCGCGAACTGGATGGCGGCGTCGGCGGCGGCCACCGCGGACACCGCGATGCCCAGGCGCTCGGGAATCAGGTTGTGGGTCAGGTAGGAGAAGGCCTTGCCCTCCTCGCCGAGCAGGTCCTCGACCGGGACCTTCACGTCGGTGAAGGACAGCTCGGCGGTGTCGGAGGTGCGCAGGCCGATCTTTTCCAGCTTGCGGCCGACCACGTAGCCCTCGGACTTGGTGTCCACGACCAGGATCGACAGGCCGGCGCGGCGGTTGTCCGGGTCGTGCGGCGCGGTGCGCGCCACCACCAGGACGCGGTCGGCCAGCACGCCGCCGGTGATGAAGGTCTTGGCGCCGTTGAGGACGTAGTGCGTTCCGTCCTCCGACAGCTTCGCAGTGGTCTTGATGCCCGCCAGGTCGCTGCCGGTACCCGGCTCGGTCATGGCGATCGCGGTCATCATCGCGCCGGAGACGAAGTCCGGCAGCCAGCGCTGCTTCTGCTTGGCGTCGGCGAACTCCATCAGGTACGGCAACACCAGTCCGGTGTGCACCGAGGAGCCGCCGAAGCTCACGCCGGCGCGCATCAGCTCCTCGGTGGTGACGGCCTGGTACTTGAAGCCGTTGGCCTCGCCGGCGCCGCCGTACTCCTCGGGCACCTCGATGCCGAACAGGCCCAGCTCGCCGAGCCGGTAGTAGAACTCGCGCGGGGCGTGTCCCCGCTTCTCCCATTCGGGGTAGACCGGGACGACCTCCTCGGCGATGAAATCCCTGATCATCTCGCGGAAGGCCTCGTGGTCTTCGGTGTAGACGGAACGGCGCACGGTGGGTGTCTCCTGTCGTCGGGCTCGGCGGCTCCCTTCAGCTTCGCGGTCGGCGCGGCGCGGGGCTAGTCGGGGAGGTTGCCGCGTATTACTCGCCGACGTATATTTGCCGACGAGTAATCACGAGACGAGGAACCCGTGGCCACCAAACGCAAGGTCGACAACCTGCTCGCGCTCGCGGTGCTGGCCACCGTCGTCCAGCGGCCGATGCACCGCTACGAGATCGCCTCGCTGATCCGCGCCCACGGCAAGGACCAGCAGATGGACGTCAAATGGGGGTCGCTGTACACGGTCGTGCAGAACCTCGCCAAGCACGGGTTCCTGGAAGTCGTCGGGACCAGCCGGCAGGGCGCGCGCCCGGAGCGGACCGTCTATGAGATCACCGATGCCGGAAAGCAGGAGCTGACGGACTGGACCCGCGAGCTGATCGGCACGCCCGCCCCGGAGCACACGCACTTCGCCGCCGGGCTGTCGGTCCAGATGATCCTGCCGCCGGCCGAGGTCACGGAGCTGCTTCAGGCACGGCTCGCAGCGCTGGAGGAGGGGATCAGCGCGCGCAAGCACGCGCTGGCCAAGACGCTGGAGACCGTGCCGCGGCTGTTCCTCGTCGAGGACGAGTACGCCCTGGCGATGGTCGAGGCCGAGGCGGCGTGGGTGCGCGGACTGCTGGGGGAGCTGACCTCCGGCACGTTCCCGGACCTGGACGCCTGGCGCGGCTTTCACGAAGGCGCCGGGTGGCCCGCGGAAATGCTCGAACTCCACGAAAGGGGTTCGAGCCTGGACTAGCGAAGAATCCCGGCGGCGATGCGCCAACACCGCCGCCGGGACCTGCTCTCGAACCGACGTCCGCACGGGCGGATCCCGGCCACGAGGTGCCGACCCCAGGATAACGGGAGGCCTTCCGGGCGTGACGTCGGCGCCGCGACACGCGGCGCATCATCACGCACTGCGGAGGGATCCCATGTCCACAGCACAGAAAACCCGTACCGCGCTGGTCATCGGCGGCGGCATCGCCGGTCCCGTGACGGCCACGGCGCTGCACAAGGCCGGCATCCAGGCCATTGTCTATGAGGCGCACGCCGAACTCGGCGAGGGCATCGGCGGCGGCCTCGCGCTCGCCCCGAACGGCATGGCAGCGCTGGACACCATCGGCGTCGGCGACGCGGTCCGCGCCGCGGCCACCCCGATCGCCGGCACCCGGATGGCGATCGACGGCAAAATCCACGAGCTGCCGAGCCTGGCCGGCGTCGAGCCGCTGCAGATCGTCGGCCGCGGCGACCTGCACCGGCTGCTGCGAGAGCGCGCGCTCGAGGCAGGCGTCGGCTTCGAGTACGGCAAGCGCCTGATCGAGGCCACCGAGACCGCCGACGGCGTCGAAGCCCGATTCGCCGACGGCACAACGGCTTCCGCCGACGTCCTGATCGGCGCCGACGGCGTGCGCTCGACAGTACGAACCCTGATAGACCCGGCAGCCCCCGGCGCGGACTACACCGGACTGCTCAGCTTCCAGGGCTACGTCGACGCCGCCCCCGACCTCGACGTCGAACCGGGCATGATGACGTTCGCATTCGGCAAGCGCGCCTACTACCTGTACTGGAAGCAGGCCGACGGGCGGCTGACGTGGGGCGCCAACCTCCCGTCCAAGACCTACATGTCCCTGACCGAAGCCCGCGCGATCCCCGCCGACAAGTGGCTCCGCCGCCTCCGCGACACCTACCGCGACGACACCCCCGGCCACCTCCTCGCCGACCGCACCACCCCCGACACCCTCGACATCACCGGCGCCATCCACATCATGCCGCCCGTCCCCCACTGGCACACCGCCCGCGTGGCCCTGGTCGGCGACGCCGTCCACGCCCCCTCCAACAGCACCGGCCAAGGCGCCTCCCTAGCCATCGAAAGCGCACTCCACCTAGCACGCACCCTCCGCGACATCCCCAACCCCGCCACCGCCTTCGCCACCTACGAAACCCTCCGCCGCCCCCGCGTCGAACGCATCACCAAACGCGGCGCCCGCACGAACCGCAAGAAGACACCAGGCCCACTCGGCCGCAAGGTGATGCACGCAACCATGCCGCTGTTCTTCAAACTGATGAACTTCGACAAGGTACTGGGCTGGGAGCAGCGATACCGGATCGACTGGGAGGCACCGGTGCGCTGAGGATGCGCGGGCACGAATGGCACGGCGGCGGATGATTGAGAGCCTGCGATCCGCCGCCTGCCACCCGCGACGGGCTGCCCATGATCGCGAGCCTGATGCCTGCGAACTCGGACCGGCCGCCTGCCACTGGCGATCAGCCGCCTGCGAACTGCGGCCTGCCACCCGCGATCGGTGGCCACCTGCGATCGGCTGCTACCAACTATCTGCCGCCTGCGATCGCCTGCCGCCAGCTATCTGCGGTCTGCCACCTGCGATCCGGGGTCTGCCACCTGCGATCGGCTGCCACCAGCTATCTACCGCCTGCCATCGGCGGTCTGCCGCTGCGATTGTCTGCCTGCTGCCTGCTGCCTGCTGCCTGCTGCCTGCTGCCTGCTGCCTGCTGCCTGCTGCCTGCTGCCTGCTGCCTGGGATCTGCGATCAGCCATCTGCGATTCCGAGGCTGCCGCCCGCGATCTTGCCGGCTGTCTGCCGCTGGCGATTCGCGAGCGGCTGCGGTCTCGCCGGGCGGTGCGCTTGGTGTGCGCTTATCTCTGGTGTGGCTGCCTGAGCTGGTCAGGCTCCTGATTCTTCTCGCCGGGTCGTCGTGAAGCGGGTCCGGTACTCGC
This window harbors:
- a CDS encoding SGNH/GDSL hydrolase family protein, which encodes MRSSRTVKAAVGLCALLGAVSVATATSAAAQAAATPQVYVALGDSMASGPLIPDPTGQLACARSTHNYAHDMAASLGIPVLRDVTCSGASTFHMTNPQPLSIAGVSAGTAPPQFDALTPDTTLVTLTIGGNDVGLVGVAQACEQLNPFAAPCEGKYVVNGVDSVAARSDAFAPKLAAVLAGIHQRSPQARVLVTGYGLYIKAGGCWPTQPLLGSDATWLQSEVDYLNGVIATTAAANGATYVDVRTPSAGHDSCQSESARWVEGFVPLSLAAPLHPNQAGEAAYARIVGAVVANG
- a CDS encoding SecDF P1 head subdomain-containing protein, encoding MAAFTRRTQVVAALLGLAAATAVSGCASVGDVSVPPSTSSVSEPVVTVSPGQAVVNFTFAGSGTMAATPATLNQELAILKQRVSAQKLDGTTVAVAPDGRGIEVRGPAADKAELLMLGRAGVLEFRPVLTTDAGSAATAGSAPQSVSGAVWKQFTMLDCKNTQPTDAKPSAQIAACQSDGSQKFVLDAAAVSGAAVSAAGAASGPAGTWQVNVTLTSQGAAQFAQLTTRLAGTGGAVAITVDGIVYSAPMIQDPITDGAMLISGGFTQPTAQSLAAILQSGTLPVPLSMTSVGTAG
- a CDS encoding acyl-CoA dehydrogenase family protein is translated as MRRSVYTEDHEAFREMIRDFIAEEVVPVYPEWEKRGHAPREFYYRLGELGLFGIEVPEEYGGAGEANGFKYQAVTTEELMRAGVSFGGSSVHTGLVLPYLMEFADAKQKQRWLPDFVSGAMMTAIAMTEPGTGSDLAGIKTTAKLSEDGTHYVLNGAKTFITGGVLADRVLVVARTAPHDPDNRRAGLSILVVDTKSEGYVVGRKLEKIGLRTSDTAELSFTDVKVPVEDLLGEEGKAFSYLTHNLIPERLGIAVSAVAAADAAIQFAIGYTKERDVFGTPVASFQNTKFVLAECSSEVSAGQAMIDRAMDLYEADELSVADAASVKLFTTEMAGRVIDKCLQLHGGYGYMLEFPIAKLYTDNRVFRIYGGTSEVMKSVVAKSLGL
- a CDS encoding PadR family transcriptional regulator → MATKRKVDNLLALAVLATVVQRPMHRYEIASLIRAHGKDQQMDVKWGSLYTVVQNLAKHGFLEVVGTSRQGARPERTVYEITDAGKQELTDWTRELIGTPAPEHTHFAAGLSVQMILPPAEVTELLQARLAALEEGISARKHALAKTLETVPRLFLVEDEYALAMVEAEAAWVRGLLGELTSGTFPDLDAWRGFHEGAGWPAEMLELHERGSSLD
- a CDS encoding FAD-dependent oxidoreductase — protein: MSTAQKTRTALVIGGGIAGPVTATALHKAGIQAIVYEAHAELGEGIGGGLALAPNGMAALDTIGVGDAVRAAATPIAGTRMAIDGKIHELPSLAGVEPLQIVGRGDLHRLLRERALEAGVGFEYGKRLIEATETADGVEARFADGTTASADVLIGADGVRSTVRTLIDPAAPGADYTGLLSFQGYVDAAPDLDVEPGMMTFAFGKRAYYLYWKQADGRLTWGANLPSKTYMSLTEARAIPADKWLRRLRDTYRDDTPGHLLADRTTPDTLDITGAIHIMPPVPHWHTARVALVGDAVHAPSNSTGQGASLAIESALHLARTLRDIPNPATAFATYETLRRPRVERITKRGARTNRKKTPGPLGRKVMHATMPLFFKLMNFDKVLGWEQRYRIDWEAPVR